A genomic window from Vitis riparia cultivar Riparia Gloire de Montpellier isolate 1030 chromosome 16, EGFV_Vit.rip_1.0, whole genome shotgun sequence includes:
- the LOC117934222 gene encoding probable pectate lyase 4 — protein sequence MAFHGCCFTLALALLLHILVILFTPNTILPANAHRSSNSPPAMKLNVIDRCWRRSRNWQRHRQQLATCSVGFAGKMTNNIGTDLIRYKVTDPSDHPFNPKPGTLRFGATNIKGKVWITFKQSMRIKLEKPLLISSFTTIDGRGASIHIAGGACLLLHEVTNVIIHGIRIHHCRAQMPGQVLGPDSKMMELGHVDGDAIRLVASSQIWIDHNTLYECQDGLLDVTRGSTDITISNNWFRNHDKVMLLGHDDEYLQDKNMKVTVAFNHFGPKCYQRMPRVRHGYTHVVNNLYLGWEQYAIGGSMNPSVLSEANLFIAPESGTKEVTWRQDNNENGRSWNFQSVRDVFENGAHFSQTGDSAKRPHYNHLQTFRVADAKAVRPITRSSGALRCRKRSRC from the exons ATGGCTTTCCATGGATGCTGCTTCACTTTGGCTTTGGCTCTTCTCCTTCACATCCTTGTCATCCTCTTCACTCCCAACACTATTCTTCCAGCTAATGCTCATAGATCAAGTAACTCCCCTCCTGCCATGAAGTTGAACGTGATTGATCGATGCTGGAGAAGGAGCCGTAACTGGCAGAGGCACAGACAACAGCTCGCAACCTGCTCGGTGGGTTTTGCTGGGAAGATGACTAACAATATTGGAACAGACTTGATACGCTACAAAGTTACAGATCCTAGTGACCACCCCTTTAATCCCAAGCCAGGAACTCTCAGATTCGGTGCCACCAACATTAAAGGAAAGGTGTGGATAACATTCAAACAAAGCATGAGAATCAAACTCGAGAAACCGCTACTCATTAGTAGTTTCACCACCATTGATGGGAGAGGTGCCAGCATTCACATTGCAGGAGGTGCATGCCTCTTGCTTCATGAG GTGACTAATGTAATCATCCACGGTATCCGGATTCACCACTGCCGTGCCCAAATGCCTGGTCAAGTGCTGGGTCCAGATTCAAAGATGATGGAGCTGGGTCACGTAGATGGGGATGCAATCAGGCTGGTTGCATCCTCACAAATTTGGATAGATCACAATACACTCTACGAGTGCCAGGATGGTCTCCTGGATGTCACCCGTGGTTCTACAGATATAACCATCTCAAACAACTGGTTCAGAAATCATGATAAAGTTATGCTCCTAGGCCATGATGATGAGTATCTTCAAGACAAGAACATGAAGGTAACAGTTGCCTTCAACCATTTTGGTCCTAAGTGCTACCAGCGGATGCCAAG GGTCCGCCATGGATATACACATGTAGTCAACAACCTCTATCTGGGATGGGAACAGTATGCCATAGGAGGAAGCATGAACCCTAGCGTTTTGAGTGAAGCAAACCTCTTTATTGCACCAGAATCAGGGACGAAAGAG GTAACCTGGAGACAAGACAACAATGAAAATGGAAGATCATGGAATTTTCAGTCTGTGAgggatgtttttgaaaatggaGCTCATTTCAGCCAAACAGGTGACTCTGCAAAAAGGCCACACTATAACCATCTACAGACGTTCCGAGTTGCAGATGCCAAAGCAGTAAGGCCAATTACAAGATCATCAGGTGCTTTGCGATGCCGTAAAAGATCCAGATGCTGA
- the LOC117934223 gene encoding uncharacterized protein LOC117934223 isoform X1, which produces MAGREVREYTNLTDPKDKKWGKGKDKIDDEDITFQRMVAKMQEVAGERGGYLHGRGALDSDDLLYLKEQMEAEEDAERLLRRTEKRAFAAFKKAASLADSSPATVPLPLRVEPKPKSGIRQQDLLKKVVEVKPKRHRVSSPSNGNQTAPNSSDSALKNPKSEVDQLKAGESPLSRSKKAEDATKAENPVKSLLGLAYESSDDEDD; this is translated from the exons ATGGCTGGAAGAGAAGTTCGAGAATACACAAATCTCACAGACCCTAAag ATAAGAAATGGGGAAAAGGGAAGGACAAAATTGATGATGAAGATATCACTTTCCAGCGCATGGTTGCCAAG ATGCAAGAGGTTGCAGGGGAACGTGGAGGTTACCTTCATGGACGAGGCG CATTGGACAGTGATGATCTACTCTATCTCAAGGAGCAGATGGAGGCTGAGGAGGATGCAGAACGCCTTTTACGCCGCACAGAGAAGCGTGCCTTTGCTGCATTTAAG AAAGCTGCAAGTTTAGCAGATTCTTCACCGGCAACGGTTCCCTTGCCCCTTCGTGTTGAGCCCAAGCCAAAGAGTGGGATTAG ACAGCAAGATTTGCTGAAAAAGGTGGTGGAAGTCAAACCCAAGCGGCATAGAGTGTCAAGTCCATCTAATGGTAATCAGACTGCCCCAAATTCGAGTGACTCTGCTTTGAAAAATCCTAAGTCTGAAGTTGACCAGCTGAAGGCAGGCGAGAGTCCTCTGTCAAGATCAAAAAAAGCAGAAGATGCGACTAAAGCAGAGAACCCTGTTAAAAGCTTACTTGGATTAGCATATGAGAGTtctgatgatgaagatgactGA
- the LOC117934223 gene encoding uncharacterized protein LOC117934223 isoform X2 gives MQEVAGERGGYLHGRGALDSDDLLYLKEQMEAEEDAERLLRRTEKRAFAAFKKAASLADSSPATVPLPLRVEPKPKSGIRQQDLLKKVVEVKPKRHRVSSPSNGNQTAPNSSDSALKNPKSEVDQLKAGESPLSRSKKAEDATKAENPVKSLLGLAYESSDDEDD, from the exons ATGCAAGAGGTTGCAGGGGAACGTGGAGGTTACCTTCATGGACGAGGCG CATTGGACAGTGATGATCTACTCTATCTCAAGGAGCAGATGGAGGCTGAGGAGGATGCAGAACGCCTTTTACGCCGCACAGAGAAGCGTGCCTTTGCTGCATTTAAG AAAGCTGCAAGTTTAGCAGATTCTTCACCGGCAACGGTTCCCTTGCCCCTTCGTGTTGAGCCCAAGCCAAAGAGTGGGATTAG ACAGCAAGATTTGCTGAAAAAGGTGGTGGAAGTCAAACCCAAGCGGCATAGAGTGTCAAGTCCATCTAATGGTAATCAGACTGCCCCAAATTCGAGTGACTCTGCTTTGAAAAATCCTAAGTCTGAAGTTGACCAGCTGAAGGCAGGCGAGAGTCCTCTGTCAAGATCAAAAAAAGCAGAAGATGCGACTAAAGCAGAGAACCCTGTTAAAAGCTTACTTGGATTAGCATATGAGAGTtctgatgatgaagatgactGA
- the LOC117933484 gene encoding abietadienol/abietadienal oxidase, whose translation MREMYWGWSVVAATLLFIWFAAKFVINKKKNVGGERSSVVYKMPPGSRGWPLIGHSLSWYNSVAGPHPPRFVHQQALKFGKIFSCSLFGKWAVVSADSGFNRFIMQNEGKLFQSSYPKSFRDLVGKNGVITVQGEQQRKLHSIASNMMRLEKLKFHFLKDIQMIMLQTLGNFANNQVILLQDVCRKVAINLMVNQLLGVSTESEINQMAQLFSDFVDGCLSIPINFPGFAFHTAMKAREAIISKINRIIHMRRQQNLSSKEGDGVLGRLIEEESLGDDAVADFIINLLFAGNETTAKTMLFAVYFLTHCPRAMKQLLDEHCSIRSRPINGEEELLTWQDYKAMPFTQCVIDETLRLGGIAIWLMRETKEDVKYQDYVIPKGCFVVPFLSAVHLDENIYKGALSFNPWRWMEPENQEKRNWRSSPLYSPFGGGARFCPGAELARLQIALFLHYFVTTYRWRQMKEDRMSFFPSARLVNGFQICLTRSSCQV comes from the exons atgagagaaatgtATTGGGGTTGGTCTGTAGTGGCAGCCACCCTCTTGTTCATTTGGTTTGCTGCCAAGTTTGTGATcaacaagaagaagaatgtGGGCGGAGAAAGATCATCAGTAGTGTACAAAATGCCGCCGGGGAGTAGAGGTTGGCCTTTGATCGGCCATAGCTTAAGTTGGTACAACTCGGTTGCAGGTCCTCATCCTCCTCGCTTTGTTCACCAGCAGGCTCTAAA GTTTGGGAAGATATTTTCTTGTAGTCTGTTTGGTAAATGGGCAGTTGTGTCTGCAGACTCGGGCTTTAACAGATTCATCATGCAAAATGAAGGCAAATTGTTCCAGTCCAGTTACCCGAAATCTTTCAGAGATTTGGTTGGGAAAAATGGGGTGATTACAGTGCAAGGAGAGCAACAAAGGAAACTGCATAGCATCGCATCCAATATGATGCGGTTGGAGAAGCTTAAGTTTCATTTTTTGAAGGATATTCAAATGATTATGCTGCAAACCTTGGGCAATTTTGCTAACAATCAAGTTATTCTCCTTCAGGATGTTTGCAGAAAG GTGGCCATTAACCTGATGGTGAATCAACTGCTGGGTGTGTCTACTGAGTCTGAAATCAACCAAATGGCTCAACTGTTCTCTGATTTCGTTGATGGGTGTCTCTCTATTCCAATCAACTTTCCGGGTTTCGCTTTCCACACTGCCATGAAG GCAAGGGAGGCTATAATAAGCAAAATCAACAGGATAATACACATGCGCCGACAGCAAAACTTATCTTCGAAAGAAGGTGATGGTGTGCTTGGAAGACTAATAGAGGAAGAAAGCTTGGGTGATGATGCAGTAGCTGACTTCATTATCAATCTTCTGTTTGCTGGGAATGAAACAACAGCTAAAACCATGCTCTTTGCTGTTTATTTCCTCACTCACTGCCCTAGGGCAATGAAGCAACTACTG GATGAGCACTGTAGTATAAGGAGCAGGCCTATCAATGGAGAAGAAGAGCTACTGACATGGCAAGATTATAAAGCAATGCCTTTCACTCAATGT GTGATTGATGAAACACTTAGACTTGGGGGCATTGCAATATGGTTGATGAGGGAGACAAAAGAAGATGTTAAATACCAAG ATTATGTGATTCCCAAAGGGTGCTTTGTGGTACCCTTTCTTTCAGCAGTGCATTTGGATGAGAATATATACAAGGGAGCTCTCTCCTTCAATCCTTGGAGATGGATGGAACCTGAAAATCAA gaaaaaagaaattggaGGAGCAGTCCATTATACAGTCCTTTTGGAGGAGGGGCTAGATTTTGTCCAGGAGCAGAGTTGGCTCGTCTTCAAATTGCACTCTTTCTCCACTACTTTGTTACCACTTACAG GTGGAGGCAGATGAAGGAAGATAGGATGTCATTTTTCCCATCTGCTCGTTTAGTGAATGGCTTCCAAATTTGCTTAACCAGAAGCAGCTGCCAAGTTtga
- the LOC117933058 gene encoding UPF0426 protein At1g28150, chloroplastic: MSRLFLNSPAPTSALVTPHPPKFSTTYHTSYLVRLPQWKWKTTCFRNSGVDAFFSDPILQQALKEPVAFAGGMFAGLLRLDLNEDPLKEWVTRTVEASGISEEEIDDEGSKPEEVPQQIEIE; encoded by the exons ATGTCTCGCCTCTTTCTCAACTCTCCCGCTCCCACATCCGCGCTGGTGACTCCACACCCTCCAAAATTCTCTACAACTTACCATACCAGTTATCTGGTGAGACTACCACAGTGGAAATGGAAGACCACTTGTTTTCGAAATTCTGGTGTTGATGCCTTCTTCTCTGATCCCATTCTCCAACAAGCCCTTAAG GAACCAGTTGCCTTTGCAGGTGGGATGTTTGCAGGTCTTTTGAGGCTTGATTTGAATGAAGATCCACTCAAGGAATGGGTAACAAGGACTGTGGAGGCATCTGGGATCTCAGAGGAAGAAATTGATGATGAAGGGTCCAAACCAGAAGAAGTACCGCAACAGATTGAGATTGAATGA
- the LOC117933062 gene encoding protein N-lysine methyltransferase METTL21A isoform X3, with product MAAEEAKTKMGGYGGMVSVVAEGSESAAEETLMLWCTQQPTYSQHNAFVSQSSLSLYLDACGHSLSIFQSPSSLGKPGVTGSVMWDSGVVLGKFLEHAVDSGLLLLQGKKVVELGSGCGLVGCIAALLGAQVFLTDLPDRLRLLKKNVETNLKQGDLRGSATVHELTWGDDPEPELIEPLPDYVMQLCGAQTTIVLAGELRNDSILEYFLEAAMKDFMVGRVDQTQWHPDYCSPRVVIYILVKKKSPTT from the exons ATGGCTGCAGAGgaggcaaaaacaaaaatgggagGGTACGGGGGAATGGTGAGCGTGGTGGCTGAGGGGTCGGAATCAGCAGCTGAGGAGACACTGATGCTGTGGTGTACTCAGCAGCCCACTTACTCCCAGCACAACGCCTTCGTCTCCCAATCATCCCTCTCTCTTTATCTCGACGCCTGCGGCCACTCTCTCTCCATTTTCCAATCCCCTTCTTCATTG GGCAAACCTGGAGTGACTGGATCTGTGATGTGGGATAGTGGAGTTGTATTGGGGAAGTTCCTAGAACATGCTGTGGACTCAGGGCTGCTGCTTCTTCAAGGCAAGAAGGTTGTTGAACTGGGCTCTGGCTGTGGTTTAGTTGG CTGCATTGCTGCTCTTTTGGGTGCTCAAGTTTTTCTTACTGATCTTCCTGATAGACTGAGGTTGCTGAAAAAGAATGTTGAAACCAATCTGAAACAAGGAGACCTGCGGGGTTCTGCAACAGTACACGAGCTTACATGGGGTGATGATCCTGAACCAGAATTGATTGAACCTCTGCCTGATTATG TAATGCAGCTATGTGGGGCTCAAACAACAATTGTTTTGGCTGGAGAACTTCGAAATG ATTCCATCCTAGAATACTTTTTAGAAGCTGCAATGAAGGATTTCATGGTTGGGCGCGTGGACCAAACACAGTGGCATCCAGATTATTGCAGCCCCCGTGTCGTTATATATATTCTGGTGAAAAAGAAAAGTCCCACAACATGA
- the LOC117933062 gene encoding protein N-lysine methyltransferase METTL21A isoform X2: protein MAAEEAKTKMGGYGGMVSVVAEGSESAAEETLMLWCTQQPTYSQHNAFVSQSSLSLYLDACGHSLSIFQSPSSLGKPGVTGSVMWDSGVVLGKFLEHAVDSGLLLLQGKKVVELGSGCGLVGLRLLKKNVETNLKQGDLRGSATVHELTWGDDPEPELIEPLPDYVLGSDVIYSEGAVADLLATLMQLCGAQTTIVLAGELRNDSILEYFLEAAMKDFMVGRVDQTQWHPDYCSPRVVIYILVKKKSPTT from the exons ATGGCTGCAGAGgaggcaaaaacaaaaatgggagGGTACGGGGGAATGGTGAGCGTGGTGGCTGAGGGGTCGGAATCAGCAGCTGAGGAGACACTGATGCTGTGGTGTACTCAGCAGCCCACTTACTCCCAGCACAACGCCTTCGTCTCCCAATCATCCCTCTCTCTTTATCTCGACGCCTGCGGCCACTCTCTCTCCATTTTCCAATCCCCTTCTTCATTG GGCAAACCTGGAGTGACTGGATCTGTGATGTGGGATAGTGGAGTTGTATTGGGGAAGTTCCTAGAACATGCTGTGGACTCAGGGCTGCTGCTTCTTCAAGGCAAGAAGGTTGTTGAACTGGGCTCTGGCTGTGGTTTAGTTGG ACTGAGGTTGCTGAAAAAGAATGTTGAAACCAATCTGAAACAAGGAGACCTGCGGGGTTCTGCAACAGTACACGAGCTTACATGGGGTGATGATCCTGAACCAGAATTGATTGAACCTCTGCCTGATTATG TACTAGGGTCAGATGTAATTTATAGCGAGGGTGCAGTGGCTGATTTATTAGCGACACTAATGCAGCTATGTGGGGCTCAAACAACAATTGTTTTGGCTGGAGAACTTCGAAATG ATTCCATCCTAGAATACTTTTTAGAAGCTGCAATGAAGGATTTCATGGTTGGGCGCGTGGACCAAACACAGTGGCATCCAGATTATTGCAGCCCCCGTGTCGTTATATATATTCTGGTGAAAAAGAAAAGTCCCACAACATGA
- the LOC117933062 gene encoding protein N-lysine methyltransferase METTL21A isoform X1 — protein MAAEEAKTKMGGYGGMVSVVAEGSESAAEETLMLWCTQQPTYSQHNAFVSQSSLSLYLDACGHSLSIFQSPSSLGKPGVTGSVMWDSGVVLGKFLEHAVDSGLLLLQGKKVVELGSGCGLVGCIAALLGAQVFLTDLPDRLRLLKKNVETNLKQGDLRGSATVHELTWGDDPEPELIEPLPDYVLGSDVIYSEGAVADLLATLMQLCGAQTTIVLAGELRNDSILEYFLEAAMKDFMVGRVDQTQWHPDYCSPRVVIYILVKKKSPTT, from the exons ATGGCTGCAGAGgaggcaaaaacaaaaatgggagGGTACGGGGGAATGGTGAGCGTGGTGGCTGAGGGGTCGGAATCAGCAGCTGAGGAGACACTGATGCTGTGGTGTACTCAGCAGCCCACTTACTCCCAGCACAACGCCTTCGTCTCCCAATCATCCCTCTCTCTTTATCTCGACGCCTGCGGCCACTCTCTCTCCATTTTCCAATCCCCTTCTTCATTG GGCAAACCTGGAGTGACTGGATCTGTGATGTGGGATAGTGGAGTTGTATTGGGGAAGTTCCTAGAACATGCTGTGGACTCAGGGCTGCTGCTTCTTCAAGGCAAGAAGGTTGTTGAACTGGGCTCTGGCTGTGGTTTAGTTGG CTGCATTGCTGCTCTTTTGGGTGCTCAAGTTTTTCTTACTGATCTTCCTGATAGACTGAGGTTGCTGAAAAAGAATGTTGAAACCAATCTGAAACAAGGAGACCTGCGGGGTTCTGCAACAGTACACGAGCTTACATGGGGTGATGATCCTGAACCAGAATTGATTGAACCTCTGCCTGATTATG TACTAGGGTCAGATGTAATTTATAGCGAGGGTGCAGTGGCTGATTTATTAGCGACACTAATGCAGCTATGTGGGGCTCAAACAACAATTGTTTTGGCTGGAGAACTTCGAAATG ATTCCATCCTAGAATACTTTTTAGAAGCTGCAATGAAGGATTTCATGGTTGGGCGCGTGGACCAAACACAGTGGCATCCAGATTATTGCAGCCCCCGTGTCGTTATATATATTCTGGTGAAAAAGAAAAGTCCCACAACATGA
- the LOC117933505 gene encoding alcohol dehydrogenase-like 6, whose product MSSSSIKTPNVITCRAAVGYGAGEALVIEEVEVSPPQPMEIRIKVVSTSLCRSDITAWSQAPIFPRIFGHEASGIVESVGEGVTEFEEGDHVLTLFTGECMTCRHCTSGKSNMCQVLGLERKGVMHSDQKTRFSIKGKPIYHYCAVSSFSEYTVVHSGCALKVSSLAPLDKICLLSCGVSAGLGAAWKVANITKGSTVVIFGLGTVGLSVAQGAKQRGASRIIGVDINSEKMEKAKAFGITEFVNPHDCNEPVQQVIKQMTDGGADYSFECIGDTGMVTTALQSCCDGWGLTVTLGVPKVNPEISSHYGLFLSGRTLRGSLFGGWRPKSDLHSLVDMYMRKEIQIDEFITHNLPFEDINKAFDLMMEGKCLRCVIHMPK is encoded by the exons ATGTCGTCCTCCTCCATCAAAACTCCCAATGTCATCACCTGCAGAG CTGCTGTGGGATATGGAGCTGGAGAGGCATTGGTGATAGAAGAAGTGGAAGTCAGCCCGCCACAGCCTATGGAGATTAGGATTAAAGTTGTCTCCACTTCTCTCTGCCGCAGTGATATCACCGCTTGGTCTCAG GCTCCTATATTTCCTCGGATTTTTGGTCATGAGGCCTCTGG GATTGTAGAGAGTGTGGGGGAAGGTGTGACTGAATTTGAAGAGGGGGACCATGTACTTACATTATTCACTGGAGAATGCATGACATGTAGACATTGCACCTCCGGTAAAAGCAACATGTGCCAAGTACTGGGGTTGGAAAGGAAAGGTGTAATGCACAGTGACCAGAAAACACGCTTCTCAATAAAAGGGAAGCCTATTTATCATTATTGTGCTGTTTCAAGTTTCAGCGAATATACAGTTGTGCACTCTGGATGTGCTTTGAAAGTCAGCTCACTTGCTCCTTTGGACAAAATATGCCTTCTTAGTTGTGGAGTATCTGCAG GTCTAGGAGCAGCTTGGAAGGTTGCCAATATAACCAAAGGATCAACTGTAGTCATTTTTGGACTTGGAACTGTTGGCCTTTCT GTCGCACAAGGTGCAAAACAAAGGGGGGCATCTAGAATAATTGGTGTTGACATTAATtctgaaaaaatggaaaaag CCAAGGCTTTTGGAATAACAGAATTCGTAAACCCACATGACTGTAATGAGCCTGTTCAACAg GTAATTAAACAGATGACTGATGGTGGGGCAGATTACTCATTTGAATGTATAGGCGATACTGGAATGGTGACTACTGCATTACAATCATGTTGTGAT GGATGGGGTTTGACTGTGACTCTAGGTGTGCCAAAAGTAAATCCAGAAATATCATCTCACTATGGATTATTTCTTTCTGGAAGAACGTTGAGAGGATCTTTATTTGGAGGATGGAGACCTAAATCTGATCTTCATTCATTAGTAGACATGTATATGAGGAAG GAAATCCAGATTGACGAATTCATCACTCATAATTTGCCTTTTGAGGATATTAACAAAGCTTTTGATCTCATGATGGAGGGGAAGTGTTTGCGTTGTGTTATCCACATGCCAAAGTAG
- the LOC117933506 gene encoding NDR1/HIN1-like protein 6: protein MPSTHYQSLLDEVHSIPKLRKGATTAFHCIRVTAGIDMLMADHQKIHPVVDPEAPPTEPLVPRGSFRSEKGDPFQHPPDPPLQRTIPVIHSKPPKRSCCCKCMCWTISLLVLLLVIVGAIAGVLYLVFQPKLPKYSVDSLRITDFQLNYDMTLYAKFDMKIKANNPNKKIGIYYEKGGKLSVWYTNTKLCHGSLPKFYQGHQNTTVLNVVLTGQTQYGSTLMTALQEQQQKRRIPLDLKVDVPVAIKLGKLKLKKVRFLVECLLVVDSLSANNLISIRASDCRFRLKL from the coding sequence ATGCCATCAACACATTACCAAAGCCTTTTAGATGAAGTTCACTCCATTCCAAAATTGAGAAAAGGTGCTACAACTGCGTTCCATTGCATAAGAGTCACTGCAGGTATAGACATGCTAATGGCGGATCATCAGAAAATTCATCCGGTTGTGGACCCAGAAGCACCGCCGACAGAGCCTCTAGTCCCTCGTGGCTCATTTAGATCAGAAAAAGGTGACCCATTTCAGCATCCTCCAGATCCTCCATTGCAGCGTACCATTCCAGTCATCCACTCAAAACCACCAAAGAGAAGCTGCTGCTGCAAATGCATGTGTTGGACAATCAGCCTCCTTGTCCTGCTGTTGGTTATTGTTGGAGCCATAGCTGGTGTTCTTTACCTTGTCTTCCAGCCAAAACTTCCCAAGTATTCAGTTGATAGCCTGAGAATAACAGACTTCCAACTCAACTATGACATGACCCTGTATGCTAAATTCGACATGAAGATCAAGGCCAATAACCCAAACAAGAAAATTGGTATTTACTACGAGAAAGGGGGTAAACTGAGTGTTTGGTATACAAACACCAAGCTGTGTCATGGGTCACTGCCAAAATTCTACCAGGGCCACCAGAACACCACTGTGCTCAACGTGGTATTAACCGGGCAAACACAATATGGGAGCACTTTGATGACAGCATTGCAGGAGCAACAACAGAAGAGACGCATACCCTTGGATCTTAAGGTTGATGTGCCAGTGGCAATCAAGCTGGGAAAGTTGAAGTTGAAGAAAGTGCGATTCTTGGTAGAATGCTTGTTGGTGGTAGATAGCTTAAGTGCTAATAACCTGATCAGCATCAGAGCAAGTGACTGTAGGTTTAGACTAAAACTCTAG